A genomic region of Arachis stenosperma cultivar V10309 chromosome 9, arast.V10309.gnm1.PFL2, whole genome shotgun sequence contains the following coding sequences:
- the LOC130948374 gene encoding uncharacterized protein LOC130948374, with the protein MSTHGRGRGRGRGRIGTVIPGLAGNDPVDFMAALGNMAAAMQATAEALGNQINHGNHRNNNDEDGPMTLATFLKVHPPTFRGTSNPTNADNWIHAMERALQAQQVPEEQWVEFGTYQLQGEAQHWWQGTRRILQPDGAVIPWEVFRTEFYKKYFPNSARNAKELELMQLKQGQMTVAEYTSRFEELCRFSRICQGAPDDFAEWKCIKYEGGLRSDILSFVAPMEIRVFSELVNKSRVAEDCLRKATSDKSDQRIFVRRDQGRNFAPRGQDFKRGGYTPQPHLGQNNFQRFRNNNSQGRGK; encoded by the coding sequence ATGTCGACTCACGGACGCGGTCGCGGCCGAGGTAGAGGTAGGATAGGCACTGTTATTCCTGGCCTGGCAGGGAATGATCCAGTAGACTTCATGGCTGCCTTGGGAAATATGGCTGCGGCTATGCAGGCGACAGCCGAGGCACTGGGTAATCAGATAAACCATGGTAATCACAGAAACAATAATGATGAGGACGGTCCCATGACACTTGCTACATTTCTGAAAGTTCACCCTCCGACCTTTAGGGGAACCTCAAATCCCACAAATGCAGATAATTGGATTCATGCTATGGAACGGGCACTGCAGGCTCAGCAGGTTCCTGAGGAGCAATGGGTTGAGTTTGGAACTTATCAGCTGCAGGGTGAGGCTCAGCATTGGTGGCAGGGGACACGACGTATCCTGCAGCCAGATGGCGCTGTGATTCCTTGGGAGGTTTTCCGAACagagttctataagaaataCTTTCCTAATTCAGCCAGAAATGCCAAAGAACTTGAATTGATGCAGTTAAAGCAGGGACAGATGACTGTTGCTGAGTATACTAGCAGGTTTGAGGAGTTATGTCGCTTTTCTCGTATTTGTCAAGGTGCGCCTGATGATTTTGCTGAGTGGAAAtgtattaagtatgagggaGGTCTTCGAAGTGATATTCTGAGCTTCGTTGCACCAATGGAGATCAGAGTATTTTCAGAACTGGTAAACAAAAGTAGAGTTGCTGAGGATTGTCTGAGAAAGGCGACATCAGATAAGAGTGATCAGCGAATTTTTGTTAGGAGAGATCAGGGAAGGAACTTCGCCCCTAGAGGACAAGATTTTAAGCGAGGCGGTTACACCCCACAACCACATTTGGGTCAAAATAACTTCCAGAGATTCAGAAATAATAACAGCCAGGGAAGAGGCAAATGA